A part of Armatimonadota bacterium genomic DNA contains:
- a CDS encoding sugar ABC transporter permease yields MVETAPVQKPAPLTVWWNRAGTVIASHLVLTLIALTTLAPFAWMVLASFKPLEEVERINPLPSVWHPENYAKVFEQIPFARYYFNSVFIAAWVTFLQCLTSAMAAYAFARLQWKGRDAVFRLYLATLMIPGVVTMIPNYTLMVWLHLLDSYIGLIVPAAFSAFGTFLLRQFMLTIPPSLDEAAKIDGATHWQIFWDIIMPLSRAGLITLAIFTFMGNYGSFFWPLILIKSEHLRTLPIGMLYFDTNYGRQTNLIMAASVMNIIPLVILFVVSQRFLVRGIQLGAVKG; encoded by the coding sequence ATGGTAGAAACCGCTCCTGTCCAAAAGCCCGCACCGCTGACGGTGTGGTGGAACCGTGCGGGCACGGTTATCGCCAGCCATCTGGTGCTGACGCTTATCGCGCTCACCACACTTGCGCCGTTTGCATGGATGGTGCTGGCGAGCTTCAAGCCGCTGGAAGAGGTGGAGCGGATTAACCCTCTGCCCAGCGTGTGGCATCCTGAAAACTACGCGAAGGTGTTCGAGCAAATCCCCTTCGCCCGCTACTATTTCAACAGCGTGTTCATCGCCGCGTGGGTAACCTTCTTGCAGTGCCTCACCAGCGCGATGGCGGCGTACGCTTTTGCCCGCTTGCAGTGGAAGGGGCGCGACGCGGTTTTCCGCCTCTATCTCGCTACGCTGATGATACCGGGCGTGGTAACGATGATCCCCAACTATACGCTGATGGTGTGGTTGCATCTGCTGGACTCGTACATCGGGCTGATTGTACCGGCGGCGTTCAGCGCATTCGGCACGTTCCTGCTGAGGCAGTTTATGCTCACCATTCCCCCATCGCTCGACGAGGCGGCGAAGATAGACGGCGCGACGCACTGGCAAATCTTCTGGGACATCATCATGCCCCTGTCGCGTGCTGGGCTGATTACGCTGGCGATATTTACCTTCATGGGCAACTATGGCTCCTTCTTCTGGCCCCTCATCCTGATTAAGAGCGAGCACCTGCGTACTCTGCCCATCGGGATGCTTTACTTTGACACCAACTACGGAAGGCAGACCAATCTCATCATGGCGGCGAGTGTGATGAACATTATCCCACTGGTCATCCTGTTCGTGGTGTCGCAACGGTTCCTTGTGCGGGGTATTCAGCTGGGGGCGGTGAAGGGGTAG
- a CDS encoding N-acetylglucosamine kinase has product MPRMLVIGIDGGQSTTRALIADSEGNLLGLGVGGAANHIHESGGPERLQQSLQTALNGALQSASLLPDTRFAVALCGMTGGGPKVGEICRQSLPAERVVVTHDTRTALYCITQGAPGAVVIAGTGSVAFGMNEAGETVAVGGWGYLMGDEGSAYWIALQAINACTRAEDGRIPATWLRRAILEHFGVSTLSALHHLIYSGQLSRADLASAARTVSDAAKLGERVATRILSSAGRELGLMAVVVLRKLGMQYRRAAVGIVGGVAAAAEPLHKAFRERVSRSTLAQIVRPRFPMVVAAVCMALEQAGVQVDEPLWQRLEEQMKRFGLQAAS; this is encoded by the coding sequence GTGCCGCGTATGCTGGTCATTGGCATCGACGGCGGGCAGAGCACCACCCGTGCGTTGATTGCAGACTCCGAAGGCAATCTGCTCGGGCTCGGGGTAGGTGGCGCTGCCAACCATATTCACGAATCGGGCGGACCGGAACGCCTTCAGCAGTCCCTACAGACAGCTTTGAACGGGGCACTGCAAAGCGCCTCCTTACTGCCGGACACACGTTTCGCAGTGGCGCTGTGCGGGATGACGGGTGGCGGTCCAAAAGTAGGAGAGATTTGCCGCCAGTCGCTGCCTGCGGAGAGGGTGGTGGTCACACATGATACTCGCACCGCGTTGTACTGTATTACGCAGGGCGCACCCGGCGCAGTGGTGATAGCTGGCACTGGCTCGGTGGCATTTGGGATGAACGAGGCAGGCGAGACCGTTGCTGTCGGTGGATGGGGGTATCTGATGGGCGACGAAGGTAGCGCGTACTGGATTGCCCTGCAGGCGATAAACGCTTGCACCCGCGCAGAAGATGGTCGCATCCCAGCCACATGGCTGAGGCGAGCTATACTGGAACATTTCGGGGTGAGCACCCTGAGTGCACTGCACCATCTGATTTACTCCGGTCAGCTCTCGCGCGCCGACCTCGCCTCCGCCGCTAGAACGGTCTCGGATGCCGCAAAGCTTGGGGAGCGGGTGGCAACGCGCATCCTGAGCAGCGCGGGCAGAGAGCTGGGACTGATGGCGGTCGTGGTATTGCGTAAGCTGGGGATGCAATATCGCCGGGCGGCTGTGGGGATAGTAGGAGGGGTAGCAGCGGCAGCGGAGCCACTGCACAAAGCTTTCCGCGAGCGAGTCTCCCGCAGCACCCTGGCGCAGATTGTGCGTCCGCGTTTCCCGATGGTCGTTGCGGCAGTATGTATGGCACTGGAACAAGCGGGCGTGCAGGTGGATGAACCGCTGTGGCAGCGACTGGAAGAGCAGATGAAGCGGTTTGGGTTGCAGGCGGCGAGCTAG
- a CDS encoding sugar ABC transporter permease: MLQRFRTRDERYVAWLFLLPNFLGFAVFTAGPVLFSLIVSFSNWNLQRTIPFQWIGIENYIELMHDQQFWLYFINTLYLMLGMPIAIAGSLALAVLLSQKLRGIVLYRTLFYLPSITSGVALMILWKALYNPDFGPINAVINAVSQALGLNVKAPQWLLSTANLLGLDVEQVRMTAKQFGLGARDALIIMGIWIAIGGNNMLLYLAALTNVPQELIEAAQLDGAGKWSVFRNVTWPQLAPTTFFIVVMSFIGGLQGGFEQARVMTAGGPAGTTTTLAYYIYTKAFEEFQIGYASAISWILFAIIFGVTLVNWKFGAKEVSY; this comes from the coding sequence ATGCTTCAACGTTTTCGTACTCGTGACGAGAGATACGTCGCGTGGCTGTTCCTGCTGCCGAACTTTCTCGGCTTCGCGGTATTTACGGCGGGACCGGTGCTGTTCTCGCTCATCGTCAGTTTCTCGAACTGGAATCTGCAGCGCACCATCCCCTTCCAGTGGATTGGCATCGAGAACTATATAGAGCTGATGCACGATCAGCAGTTCTGGCTGTACTTCATCAACACGCTCTATCTGATGCTGGGAATGCCCATTGCCATTGCGGGTTCGCTCGCGCTGGCGGTGTTGCTCAGCCAGAAACTGCGGGGCATCGTGCTATACCGAACCCTCTTCTACCTGCCCAGTATCACCAGTGGCGTTGCGTTGATGATACTCTGGAAGGCGCTGTACAACCCCGATTTCGGTCCCATCAACGCGGTGATTAACGCCGTGAGCCAGGCGCTGGGACTGAACGTGAAGGCGCCGCAGTGGCTGCTTTCTACCGCCAACCTGTTGGGGCTGGACGTGGAGCAGGTGCGCATGACGGCGAAGCAGTTCGGGCTGGGTGCGCGCGATGCGCTGATCATCATGGGCATCTGGATCGCCATCGGTGGAAACAATATGCTGCTCTATCTCGCCGCGCTTACCAATGTACCGCAGGAGCTGATAGAAGCCGCGCAGCTGGATGGGGCGGGCAAATGGTCGGTCTTCCGCAACGTCACCTGGCCGCAGCTGGCTCCCACCACCTTCTTCATCGTGGTAATGAGCTTTATCGGTGGATTGCAAGGGGGCTTCGAGCAGGCGCGCGTGATGACGGCGGGCGGGCCCGCGGGCACGACCACCACCCTGGCGTATTACATTTACACCAAGGCGTTCGAGGAGTTCCAGATTGGCTACGCCTCAGCGATTTCGTGGATACTGTTCGCCATTATCTTTGGGGTGACGCTGGTTAACTGGAAGTTCGGCGCGAAAGAGGTCAGCTATTGA
- the glgA gene encoding glycogen synthase, with product MARSLKVLIVSAEVAPLAKVGGLADVAGALPKALRALGHDVRVAMPCYRMIEKNPDYPVRTVIKSLPVPINSLTTEEAIIRRTTLNGGVPVYLVGHKHYFTEATESKKIYALEPEPYIFFDRTIPLMLEALNWMPDIIHANDWHTGFVPVYIRVLHAHQPEWQQVGLVFTIHNLAYQGEFGYDLLWKAGLPEWLFHYERLEFYGKVNFLKGGIVYSDMVNTVSKTYAKEIQTPEYGCRMEGLLQYIASQGRLEGIVNGIDYEEYNPATDPRIPAHYSADDPSGKAQCKAALQKECGFIADPRTPVMSMITRLADQKGLDLIAPIAKQILKLGFQFVVLGTGDPRYEELFTQLANKHPEQMRAFIGFDPDLAQRIYAGSDMFLMPSRFEPCGLGQLMALRYGTIPIVRQTGGLADTIADFSPRTGKGNGFVFEQYDSAELLKTIKRALKVYQQPELWRTLVDTALRSDNSWSRAAGEYADLYLRALEQRKASLQAA from the coding sequence ATGGCTCGTAGCTTGAAGGTGTTGATTGTTTCCGCAGAGGTTGCCCCACTGGCGAAGGTCGGCGGACTGGCGGATGTGGCTGGCGCGTTGCCCAAAGCGTTGCGCGCGCTGGGGCACGATGTGCGCGTCGCCATGCCCTGTTACCGAATGATTGAAAAGAACCCCGACTATCCGGTGCGCACGGTCATCAAAAGCCTGCCTGTGCCGATTAATTCCCTGACCACCGAAGAGGCGATTATCCGGCGCACCACGTTAAACGGCGGCGTGCCTGTGTACCTGGTGGGGCATAAACACTATTTCACCGAAGCCACCGAATCGAAGAAGATATACGCGCTGGAGCCAGAACCGTACATTTTCTTCGACCGCACCATCCCGCTGATGCTGGAAGCGCTGAACTGGATGCCAGATATCATCCACGCCAACGACTGGCATACAGGGTTCGTGCCGGTGTACATCCGGGTGCTTCATGCGCACCAGCCAGAATGGCAGCAGGTAGGGTTGGTGTTTACCATCCACAACCTGGCGTACCAGGGCGAGTTCGGATACGATCTGCTGTGGAAGGCGGGATTGCCGGAGTGGCTGTTCCATTACGAGCGACTGGAGTTCTACGGCAAAGTGAACTTCCTCAAAGGCGGTATCGTATACTCCGACATGGTGAATACGGTTAGCAAGACCTACGCAAAGGAGATTCAGACGCCCGAGTACGGCTGTCGGATGGAAGGACTACTGCAGTATATTGCCTCGCAGGGCAGACTAGAAGGTATCGTCAACGGCATCGACTATGAGGAGTACAACCCCGCTACCGACCCGCGCATCCCCGCACACTACAGCGCAGATGACCCCTCGGGCAAGGCGCAGTGCAAGGCGGCTTTGCAAAAGGAGTGTGGGTTCATAGCCGACCCGCGTACTCCGGTAATGAGCATGATTACCCGTCTGGCGGACCAGAAGGGGCTGGACCTGATTGCCCCCATCGCCAAGCAGATACTGAAGCTGGGCTTTCAGTTCGTGGTGCTGGGCACAGGCGACCCTCGCTACGAGGAGCTCTTCACGCAGCTGGCAAACAAACACCCCGAGCAGATGCGCGCGTTCATCGGCTTTGACCCCGACCTGGCGCAGCGCATCTACGCGGGCAGCGATATGTTCCTGATGCCCTCTCGCTTCGAGCCGTGTGGATTAGGACAGCTGATGGCACTGCGCTACGGCACTATCCCCATCGTGCGCCAAACGGGCGGTCTGGCAGACACCATCGCCGACTTCTCGCCGCGCACGGGCAAGGGTAACGGGTTCGTGTTTGAACAGTACGATTCGGCGGAGCTCCTGAAGACGATAAAGCGCGCGCTCAAGGTGTATCAGCAGCCAGAGTTGTGGCGTACGCTGGTAGACACCGCTTTGCGTTCGGACAACTCGTGGAGCCGCGCAGCTGGCGAGTACGCCGATCTATATCTGCGTGCACTGGAACAGCGCAAAGCCAGTCTACAGGCGGCGTAA
- a CDS encoding site-determining protein yields MAVVQDQALGLRRLISQRPADGVLGITPGLRMGTWVISVVSGTPESGKTTIATNLSALLGQTGRHVVLVDGNVGALTCNRLLGTEPRYSLEDLFADRRDLPEILVSGAAGIRVLPGGTRILALKRLPAQEQRDVIERLRSLEVLADVVLIDTGNAQSTDTFAYALSSDIVLAVALPQRESLLHTYSLVKRLLLQRTDLQVGWVMNRCISPAQAHKIGKQVEQLLSVQFGGRVQLLGSIVEDNSVNTAAEQNACFWLSCPDGLAAKGLSALAAEIRTRILSHPGAGRGLHAFLARLADYLRPPALLPIPKEEEQTWLVA; encoded by the coding sequence GTGGCTGTTGTACAGGATCAGGCATTGGGGCTGCGCCGGCTCATCTCTCAGCGACCAGCGGACGGCGTGCTGGGCATTACACCCGGCTTGCGCATGGGCACGTGGGTCATTAGCGTGGTCAGCGGCACGCCGGAGTCAGGCAAAACTACCATCGCCACCAACCTCTCTGCCCTGCTGGGGCAGACAGGGCGTCATGTGGTGCTGGTGGACGGTAACGTGGGCGCGTTGACCTGTAATCGTCTACTGGGCACAGAGCCCCGTTATTCTCTCGAAGACCTGTTCGCCGACCGGCGCGACCTGCCGGAGATTCTGGTGTCTGGAGCAGCAGGTATCCGCGTGCTGCCGGGAGGAACACGTATCCTCGCCCTCAAACGCTTGCCTGCCCAGGAGCAACGAGACGTCATAGAACGCCTGCGCAGCCTCGAAGTGCTGGCGGATGTGGTGCTGATCGATACTGGCAACGCCCAGTCTACCGATACCTTCGCCTACGCTCTGTCATCCGACATCGTGCTGGCGGTCGCCCTGCCGCAACGAGAGAGCCTGCTGCACACGTATAGTCTGGTGAAGCGGCTACTGCTGCAGCGCACCGACCTGCAGGTCGGCTGGGTGATGAACAGATGTATCTCCCCCGCGCAAGCGCACAAGATTGGTAAACAGGTAGAGCAGTTGCTCTCTGTGCAGTTTGGAGGGAGGGTGCAGCTGTTAGGCAGTATTGTGGAAGATAATAGTGTGAACACAGCAGCAGAGCAAAACGCCTGCTTCTGGCTCTCCTGCCCCGATGGTTTGGCGGCAAAGGGGCTATCTGCGCTGGCGGCAGAAATCCGAACTCGAATCCTGTCGCATCCGGGAGCAGGCAGAGGGCTCCATGCGTTTCTGGCGCGGCTTGCGGATTACCTGCGCCCACCTGCTCTACTGCCTATACCAAAAGAGGAGGAACAAACATGGCTCGTAGCTTGA
- the whiG gene encoding RNA polymerase sigma factor WhiG yields MPTAEMDKAWERYKRYGDPQARNQIIERYAYLVKITAGRVVSSLPPTLDREDLVSAGIMGLIKAVDQFDPSRQVKFETYAIALIRGAILELLRSEDWVPRSVRDRVKALERTYSALESRLGRPPTEEEISQELGIAIEDYHQLLCDAGRTNLLSLDDLILGTQDTGEKLHISDVLSDATADPIAEVEQRETRRLLAEAIDRLPERERLVIALYYYEGLTFREIGRVLGVSESRVYQLHTQAVLRLRNYLQRDAGMF; encoded by the coding sequence ATGCCGACAGCGGAGATGGACAAAGCGTGGGAGCGTTACAAGCGCTACGGCGACCCGCAGGCACGAAATCAGATTATCGAGCGCTATGCCTACCTGGTGAAGATTACCGCCGGGCGCGTGGTTAGCTCGCTTCCACCTACGCTGGACCGCGAGGACTTGGTGAGCGCGGGCATCATGGGTCTGATTAAAGCGGTAGACCAGTTTGACCCCTCCCGTCAGGTCAAATTTGAAACATATGCCATCGCGCTCATTCGGGGAGCCATCCTGGAGCTGCTACGCTCGGAAGACTGGGTGCCCCGCTCCGTGCGCGACCGCGTAAAAGCTCTGGAACGCACCTACTCCGCCCTCGAATCCCGTCTCGGGCGCCCCCCCACTGAAGAGGAAATCAGTCAGGAACTGGGTATTGCTATAGAGGATTACCACCAGCTGCTCTGCGACGCCGGGCGTACCAACCTGCTCTCTCTGGACGACCTGATTCTGGGCACGCAGGACACTGGCGAGAAGCTACATATCTCCGATGTGCTCTCCGATGCTACCGCCGACCCTATCGCCGAAGTGGAACAGCGCGAGACACGCCGACTGCTCGCGGAAGCCATTGACCGCCTACCCGAGCGCGAGCGGCTGGTCATTGCCCTGTATTACTACGAAGGTTTGACCTTCCGCGAAATCGGCAGAGTGCTGGGAGTCTCCGAATCGCGCGTGTACCAGCTGCATACGCAGGCGGTATTGCGCCTCCGCAACTATCTGCAACGCGACGCGGGCATGTTCTGA
- the anmK gene encoding anhydro-N-acetylmuramic acid kinase yields MVHPESSLVIGLMSGTSMDGIDAALVRIREADGNLQVETLAFRTTPYPPDVRAELARTIRGETNVAEICHLNFLLGELFAEAALQLMREADVPPEQLLCIASHGQTVWHQPEPIEWQGRAIRSTLQIGEPAVIAERTSVPTVGDFRVADVAAGGQGAPLVPYVDYLLFRHPSEGRILLNLGGIANLTAIPPNASPEQVIAFDTGPGNALMNVAMEIASGGKYRYDPEGSFAQRHPVREEWLSELLQHPYFAQPPPKSTGRETFGEAMVRKLLRRYKLSNAELLVPTLTELTARTIADGTRRFVLTRMQAVRLIASGGGVHNLTLMNRLRDLLPELQIETSDRYGIHPDAKEAVAFAVLGYQRMRGRTNNLPPATGAQRAVVMGKLCVP; encoded by the coding sequence ATGGTACACCCCGAATCGAGCCTGGTTATCGGCTTGATGTCCGGTACCAGCATGGATGGTATCGACGCCGCGCTGGTACGCATTCGCGAAGCGGACGGCAACCTTCAGGTAGAGACACTGGCGTTCCGCACCACACCTTATCCTCCCGACGTGCGGGCAGAGCTGGCGCGCACTATTCGCGGGGAGACAAACGTCGCCGAAATCTGCCACCTGAACTTTTTGCTGGGCGAGCTGTTCGCCGAAGCCGCACTGCAGCTGATGCGGGAAGCAGACGTCCCCCCCGAACAGCTGCTGTGTATCGCCTCGCACGGACAGACTGTGTGGCACCAGCCGGAGCCGATAGAGTGGCAGGGGCGCGCCATTCGCTCCACCCTGCAAATCGGTGAACCGGCGGTGATTGCAGAGCGCACCAGCGTGCCTACCGTCGGCGACTTTCGGGTGGCGGACGTGGCGGCGGGCGGACAGGGCGCACCGTTAGTGCCTTATGTAGACTACCTGCTGTTCCGTCACCCCTCCGAGGGGCGTATCTTGCTCAACCTCGGCGGGATCGCCAACCTCACCGCTATCCCCCCAAACGCTTCGCCCGAGCAGGTAATCGCCTTTGACACGGGACCGGGCAACGCGCTAATGAACGTAGCCATGGAAATAGCCAGCGGCGGCAAATATCGCTATGACCCCGAAGGCTCCTTCGCCCAGCGACATCCCGTGCGTGAGGAGTGGCTGAGTGAATTGCTGCAACATCCTTATTTCGCACAACCGCCCCCCAAGTCTACCGGACGTGAAACCTTCGGTGAGGCGATGGTGCGCAAGCTGCTGCGCCGTTATAAGCTCTCGAATGCGGAACTGCTTGTTCCCACGTTGACCGAGCTCACTGCCCGCACTATCGCCGATGGCACCCGTCGCTTTGTGCTCACCAGGATGCAAGCAGTGCGGCTCATCGCCTCAGGGGGAGGGGTGCATAACCTCACGCTCATGAATCGGCTGCGAGACCTGCTCCCCGAACTGCAGATAGAAACCAGCGACCGCTACGGCATCCACCCCGACGCGAAAGAGGCGGTGGCGTTTGCGGTGTTAGGCTATCAGCGGATGCGGGGACGAACCAATAACTTGCCCCCCGCCACAGGCGCACAGCGAGCGGTCGTGATGGGCAAACTCTGTGTGCCATAG